One window of the Crassaminicella thermophila genome contains the following:
- a CDS encoding aldehyde dehydrogenase family protein, with product MEAKAYIDSLIEKSRIAQKEFENFTQEQVDAIVKEIAKVVYDNAEELAKMAVEETGMGVYEHKVLKNKGKSKTIWNSLKGKKSVGIINRDAETGIVEIAKPMGVVGSVTPTTNPIVTPMCNAMFALKGRNSIVIAPHPRAKQCSTYTVKLINEAIKKHNAPENLIQIIEEPSIEKTNLLMAAVDVVVATGGMGMVKAAYSSGKPAYGVGAGNVQVIIDRDVDFDDAAQKIIAGRTFDNGIICSGEQTVIAHEDDYDKVIEAFKKNGAYYVSDKEEKEKFRNAMFINGALNKDVVGQSPQKVAEIAGVEIPADTKVILIEADGIGVEDVLCKEKMCPVMATFRYKTFEEGVRIAQTNLSLEGAGHSAAIHSNNNEHIDYAGENLTVSRLVVNQPSSTTAGGSFFNGFAPTTTLGCGSWGNNSISENFTYKHMINISRIGHYMADRVAPTDEEIWA from the coding sequence ATGGAAGCAAAAGCATATATTGATTCTCTAATTGAGAAATCAAGAATTGCACAAAAAGAATTTGAAAACTTTACACAAGAGCAAGTAGATGCAATCGTAAAGGAAATTGCTAAAGTAGTTTATGATAATGCAGAAGAACTTGCAAAAATGGCAGTAGAAGAAACTGGTATGGGTGTTTATGAGCACAAAGTATTAAAGAACAAAGGAAAATCAAAAACAATTTGGAATAGTTTAAAAGGAAAGAAATCTGTTGGAATTATCAATAGAGATGCAGAAACAGGAATTGTTGAAATTGCAAAACCAATGGGAGTTGTTGGATCTGTTACTCCTACTACAAACCCAATTGTTACACCTATGTGTAATGCAATGTTTGCATTAAAGGGAAGAAACTCAATTGTAATTGCTCCTCACCCAAGAGCAAAACAATGTAGTACATATACTGTAAAATTAATCAATGAAGCGATTAAAAAACATAATGCTCCTGAAAATTTAATTCAAATTATTGAAGAGCCATCTATTGAAAAAACAAATCTATTAATGGCTGCTGTTGATGTAGTTGTTGCAACAGGTGGAATGGGTATGGTAAAAGCTGCATACAGCAGTGGAAAACCAGCTTATGGCGTTGGTGCAGGAAACGTACAAGTTATTATAGATAGAGATGTAGATTTTGATGATGCTGCACAAAAAATAATTGCAGGAAGAACATTTGATAATGGTATCATCTGTTCTGGAGAGCAAACTGTTATTGCACATGAAGATGATTATGATAAAGTAATCGAAGCATTCAAGAAAAATGGAGCATACTATGTAAGCGATAAAGAAGAAAAAGAAAAATTCAGAAATGCAATGTTTATAAATGGTGCATTAAATAAAGATGTAGTAGGACAATCACCACAAAAAGTTGCAGAAATTGCTGGTGTTGAGATTCCTGCAGATACAAAAGTAATCCTTATCGAAGCTGATGGAATTGGTGTTGAGGATGTACTTTGCAAAGAAAAAATGTGCCCAGTAATGGCTACATTCAGATATAAAACTTTTGAAGAAGGTGTAAGAATTGCACAAACTAACCTAAGCCTTGAAGGGGCAGGACATAGTGCTGCAATTCACTCAAATAACAATGAACATATTGATTATGCAGGAGAAAACCTAACAGTAAGTAGATTAGTTGTAAATCAACCATCATCTACTACTGCAGGTGGAAGCTTCTTCAATGGATTTGCACCTACAACTACATTAGGATGCGGTTCTTGGGGAAATAACAGTATTTCAGAAAACTTTACTTACAAGCACATGATAAATATTTCAAGAATTGGTCACTACATGGCTGATCGTGTAGCACCTACTGATGAAGAAATATGGGCTTAA
- a CDS encoding spore coat protein has product MECQASFTEKELLNDLLMSEKQVSSAYTTSITESSCTHLRNLLIQCEQNILSNQEAIFQAMRQRGWYQVKKAPLQDVQSAKDKYNQIKNELR; this is encoded by the coding sequence ATGGAATGTCAAGCAAGTTTTACAGAAAAAGAATTGCTAAATGACCTATTAATGTCTGAAAAACAAGTTTCTTCTGCTTATACAACTAGCATAACAGAATCCTCTTGTACTCATTTAAGAAATCTGCTCATACAATGTGAACAAAATATATTATCAAATCAAGAAGCAATCTTTCAAGCTATGCGTCAAAGAGGATGGTATCAAGTAAAAAAAGCTCCTCTTCAAGATGTACAAAGTGCAAAGGATAAATATAATCAAATAAAAAATGAATTAAGATAA
- a CDS encoding LysR family transcriptional regulator translates to MNVNFELYKVFYYVGKYLSFSQAANKLYISQSAVSQSIKLLEEKLNSKLFYRHTKKVKLTPEGQLLYKHIEQAFNFIQSGERSIQQIHSLKQGEVRIGASDTICKYYLLPFFKKFHEMYPDIKIHVTNRPSPVCAELLKKGSVDISVINLPYKMVYKNMTFHEIKKIQDVFIAGKKFLHLKNKVLHLKDLEQYPLLSLQKNSTTRNFLDAFMREHNVDIAPEFELGSIDLLIELTKIGLGISFVMLDAIQESVEKEEVFILNIKEKAPKRSIGVLINKKIPVPIAAQKFIDLLQIKNRVN, encoded by the coding sequence ATGAATGTCAATTTTGAATTATACAAAGTATTTTATTATGTTGGAAAATATCTAAGTTTTTCTCAAGCTGCCAACAAACTTTATATTTCCCAATCTGCTGTTAGTCAATCAATAAAACTATTAGAAGAAAAATTAAACAGCAAGCTTTTCTATCGGCATACAAAAAAAGTGAAGTTAACACCTGAAGGACAACTATTATACAAGCATATTGAACAAGCATTTAATTTTATTCAATCAGGAGAAAGAAGTATTCAGCAAATTCATTCTTTAAAGCAAGGCGAAGTAAGAATTGGTGCAAGTGATACCATCTGTAAATATTATCTCCTCCCTTTCTTCAAAAAATTTCATGAGATGTATCCAGACATAAAAATTCATGTAACCAACAGACCTTCTCCTGTTTGTGCTGAGCTGCTAAAAAAAGGAAGCGTTGATATAAGTGTAATAAATCTTCCTTATAAAATGGTTTATAAAAATATGACATTTCATGAAATAAAAAAAATACAGGATGTATTTATTGCAGGAAAAAAATTTTTACATTTAAAAAACAAAGTTCTCCACCTAAAAGACCTTGAGCAATATCCTTTACTAAGCCTTCAAAAAAATTCAACTACTAGAAATTTTCTTGACGCCTTTATGAGAGAGCATAATGTAGATATCGCCCCTGAGTTTGAATTAGGAAGCATTGATTTGTTGATAGAACTAACAAAAATTGGGCTTGGTATTTCTTTTGTTATGTTAGATGCCATTCAAGAATCAGTAGAAAAAGAAGAAGTTTTTATACTAAATATAAAAGAAAAAGCTCCTAAAAGAAGCATAGGCGTTCTTATAAATAAAAAAATTCCTGTGCCTATTGCTGCACAGAAATTTATAGATCTATTACAAATAAAAAATCGGGTCAATTGA
- the guaA gene encoding glutamine-hydrolyzing GMP synthase, with protein sequence MNSHELVLVIDFGGQYKQLIARRVREANVYCEVLPYTTSIEKIKEKNPKGIIFTGGPASVYAENVPTIDKEIFELGIPVLGICYGGQLMAHLFGGKVSRAESREYGRVELKIKDREGIFVDIPDNSKCWMSHTDFIEKAPLGFEITAITDSCPVAAMKNAERKLYAVQFHPEVEHSEKGREMIHNFLYKVCGVSGDWNMHNFTESSIKEIKEKVGNKKVLCALSGGVDSSVAAVMVHKAVGDQLTCIFVDHGLLRKNEGDQVEQIFKEKFQMNLIRVNAQERFLKKLKGVTDPETKRKIIGEEFIRVFEEEASKLGQIDYLVQGTVYPDVIESGTDTASVIKSHHNVGGLPEDMQFSLIEPLRQLFKDEVRKVGEELQIPEEIVWRQPFPGPGLAIRVLGEITEEKLYIVRESDAILREEIRKANLHRQIWQYFTALPNIRSVGVMGDERTYSHAVAIRAVTSSDGMTSDWARIPYDVLEKISNRIVNEVDNVNRIVYDITSKPPSTIEWE encoded by the coding sequence ATGAATAGTCATGAATTAGTACTTGTTATAGATTTTGGGGGACAATACAAGCAGTTAATTGCAAGAAGAGTAAGAGAAGCAAATGTTTATTGTGAAGTCCTTCCTTATACAACTAGTATAGAGAAAATAAAAGAGAAAAATCCAAAGGGAATTATTTTTACAGGAGGACCAGCAAGTGTATATGCTGAAAATGTTCCTACTATTGATAAAGAAATATTTGAGCTAGGAATTCCAGTACTTGGTATTTGTTATGGTGGACAATTAATGGCCCATCTATTTGGTGGAAAAGTATCAAGAGCTGAATCTAGAGAGTACGGAAGAGTAGAATTAAAAATAAAAGATAGGGAAGGAATATTTGTAGATATTCCTGATAATTCTAAGTGCTGGATGAGTCATACGGACTTTATAGAAAAAGCGCCTTTAGGTTTTGAAATTACAGCAATTACTGATAGCTGTCCAGTAGCAGCTATGAAAAATGCTGAGAGAAAACTATATGCAGTACAATTCCATCCAGAAGTAGAGCATTCTGAAAAAGGAAGAGAAATGATTCATAACTTCCTATATAAAGTATGTGGCGTAAGTGGAGATTGGAATATGCATAACTTTACGGAAAGCTCTATTAAAGAAATAAAAGAAAAAGTAGGAAATAAAAAAGTACTTTGCGCTTTATCAGGAGGGGTTGATTCATCTGTTGCAGCAGTTATGGTTCATAAAGCTGTTGGAGATCAATTAACCTGTATCTTTGTAGATCACGGCTTACTTCGAAAAAATGAAGGGGATCAGGTAGAACAAATATTTAAAGAAAAATTCCAAATGAATTTAATTAGAGTTAATGCACAAGAGAGATTTTTAAAAAAATTAAAAGGTGTTACAGATCCTGAGACAAAAAGAAAAATTATCGGAGAAGAATTTATTCGTGTATTTGAAGAAGAAGCATCCAAACTTGGACAAATTGATTATCTTGTACAAGGAACTGTATATCCAGATGTAATTGAAAGTGGAACAGATACAGCATCTGTTATTAAGAGTCATCACAATGTAGGTGGTTTACCTGAAGATATGCAATTTTCTTTAATTGAGCCTTTAAGACAATTGTTTAAAGATGAGGTTCGAAAGGTTGGAGAAGAACTACAAATTCCAGAAGAAATTGTATGGAGACAGCCTTTCCCAGGACCAGGACTTGCAATAAGGGTTCTAGGAGAAATAACAGAAGAAAAACTCTATATTGTTAGAGAATCGGATGCAATTTTGAGAGAGGAGATAAGAAAGGCAAATCTTCATAGACAAATATGGCAATACTTCACAGCTCTACCAAACATCAGAAGTGTTGGAGTTATGGGAGATGAAAGAACTTATTCTCATGCAGTAGCAATAAGAGCTGTGACAAGTAGCGATGGTATGACTAGTGACTGGGCAAGAATTCCATATGATGTATTAGAAAAGATATCTAATAGAATTGTAAATGAAGTAGATAATGTAAATAGAATAGTTTATGATATAACGAGTAAACCTCCTTCAACTATTGAGTGGGAGTAG
- a CDS encoding phosphoribosylformylglycinamidine synthase, whose translation MAKEVRRIFVEKKPGFDIEAKHLYNDLVENLGVEGLKGIRVINRYDVSGISEDIYEKAKHTIFSEPNVDNVYDETFEYNEKDRVFAMEYLPGQYDQRADSAEQCVQIFTQGEKPSILSAKVFVFEGEITDDEFLRIKNYCINPVDSREAALEKPEILEIKMEIPEDVESLEGFIEKEDDELLIFHEAMGFAMGFEDLKFCQKYFKDTEKRNPTITELRAIDTYWSDHCRHTTFLTEIEEIEIEKGSFSEVIEKAYNEYLESREYVYSDKKKDISLMDIAVIGMKELRKRGKLEDLDVSEEINACSIIVNVDVDGHDEEWLVMFKNETHNHPTEIEPFGGAATCLGGAIRDPLSGRSYVYQAMRVTGSADPRTKIEDTLYGKLPQRKITVDAASGYSSYGNQIGLATGQVAEIYDEDFVAKRMEIGAVIAAAPKENVVRVKPAEGDVILLVGGKTGRDGCGGATGSSKEHTEESILTCGAEVQKGNPPTERKIQRLFRNPAVSKMIKKCNDFGAGGVSVAIGELADSLEIDLDKVPKKYEGLDGTELAISESQERMAVVIDKENVDDFIKFAHEENVEATVVARVTNDNRLKMKWRGETILDISREFLDTNGVKQKTKVSVKAPNKLENYFEKLSEGLNEVDDLKKAWITNLKDLNVASQKGLIERFDSTIGAATVLMPLGGKYQLTPAEGMVAKIPLLKGETKTGTIMTYGYNPKIGKWSPFHGALYAVLEAITKVVATGGNYKNIRLTLQEYFEKLGDDPVKWGKPFSALLGAYYIQKKLGIPAIGGKDSMSGTFKDLNVPPTLVAFAVDTVDVTKVISPEFKKIGSKVVLVPLSRDKNELPDFGKLDRNFSTITNLIKNGKVLSAQSVRIGGIAAAISKMSFGNKIGIVFEEQMEVNKLFYPEYGSILLEIDESEDIENILQGIEYKVLGRTQEKEVITLNGIEICIHDALVAWEEPLEKVFPTKENVEGIPKTIWYETGVTKKSSTKIAKPRIFIPVFPGTNCEYDTAKAFEKAGGVVKTQIFKNLTPKDIEQSLENMVKNINNSQIIVIPGGFSAGDEPDGSGKFIATIFRNPRVMESVMNMLKQRDGLMLGICNGFQALIKLGLVPYGEIRDLDENCPTLTFNKIGRHVSCIVRTKVVSNLSPWLRNVKVGDVHTIAVSHGEGRFIANKEEMERMIQNGQIATQYVDLNGNPSYDPYYNPNGSFDAVEGITSPDGRIFGKMAHTERMGENIAINVPGNKDQKIFEAGVNYFR comes from the coding sequence ATGGCTAAGGAAGTTCGAAGAATATTTGTTGAAAAAAAACCTGGTTTTGATATAGAAGCTAAGCATTTATACAATGATTTGGTAGAAAATTTAGGGGTAGAGGGATTAAAGGGAATAAGAGTTATAAATCGTTATGATGTTTCAGGCATATCAGAAGATATATATGAGAAAGCAAAGCATACTATTTTTTCTGAGCCAAATGTAGATAATGTATATGATGAAACTTTTGAATATAATGAAAAGGACAGAGTATTTGCTATGGAGTATCTTCCAGGGCAATATGACCAAAGAGCAGATTCGGCAGAACAATGTGTTCAAATATTTACACAAGGAGAAAAACCAAGTATTTTATCAGCGAAAGTTTTTGTTTTTGAAGGAGAAATTACAGACGATGAATTTCTTCGTATAAAAAATTATTGCATAAATCCAGTAGATTCAAGAGAAGCAGCTTTAGAAAAGCCAGAGATTTTAGAAATAAAGATGGAAATTCCAGAGGATGTAGAATCATTAGAAGGATTTATTGAAAAAGAAGATGATGAACTTTTAATTTTTCATGAAGCTATGGGATTTGCTATGGGTTTTGAAGATTTAAAGTTTTGTCAAAAGTATTTCAAAGATACAGAAAAAAGAAATCCAACTATTACAGAACTAAGAGCAATCGATACGTATTGGTCAGATCATTGTCGTCATACTACTTTTTTAACGGAAATTGAAGAGATTGAGATTGAAAAAGGTTCCTTTAGTGAAGTAATTGAGAAAGCATATAATGAATATTTAGAATCGAGAGAATATGTTTATAGTGATAAGAAAAAGGATATTAGCTTGATGGATATTGCTGTAATAGGCATGAAAGAACTTAGAAAAAGAGGAAAATTAGAAGATTTAGATGTATCAGAAGAAATCAATGCATGCAGCATTATTGTTAATGTAGATGTAGATGGACATGATGAAGAATGGCTTGTCATGTTTAAAAATGAAACCCATAATCATCCAACGGAGATAGAGCCTTTTGGTGGTGCTGCAACTTGCTTAGGTGGAGCTATTAGAGATCCGTTATCAGGAAGAAGCTACGTTTATCAGGCAATGCGTGTTACAGGAAGTGCTGATCCAAGAACGAAGATAGAAGATACTCTTTATGGAAAATTACCTCAAAGAAAGATTACAGTAGATGCTGCTTCAGGATATAGTTCTTATGGAAACCAAATAGGTCTTGCAACAGGACAAGTTGCAGAAATTTATGACGAGGATTTTGTAGCGAAAAGAATGGAAATTGGTGCTGTAATTGCTGCAGCTCCAAAAGAAAATGTAGTAAGAGTAAAACCTGCTGAAGGAGATGTGATTCTTCTTGTAGGAGGAAAAACAGGTCGTGATGGATGTGGAGGAGCTACAGGGTCTTCGAAGGAACATACAGAGGAATCTATCCTTACATGTGGAGCGGAGGTACAAAAGGGAAATCCACCTACAGAAAGAAAAATTCAAAGACTATTTAGAAATCCTGCTGTAAGTAAAATGATTAAAAAGTGTAATGATTTTGGTGCAGGTGGGGTTTCTGTAGCAATTGGAGAATTAGCAGATAGCTTAGAGATTGATTTAGATAAAGTACCTAAAAAATATGAAGGATTAGATGGAACAGAGCTTGCCATATCAGAATCACAAGAGCGTATGGCAGTGGTAATTGATAAAGAAAATGTAGACGATTTTATAAAGTTTGCTCATGAAGAAAATGTAGAAGCTACGGTTGTAGCGAGAGTAACAAATGATAATAGACTTAAAATGAAGTGGCGAGGAGAAACTATTTTAGATATTAGTAGAGAATTTCTTGATACTAATGGGGTAAAACAAAAAACAAAGGTTTCTGTAAAAGCTCCTAATAAATTAGAAAACTATTTTGAAAAGTTATCTGAAGGATTAAATGAAGTAGACGATTTAAAGAAAGCATGGATTACAAATCTAAAAGATTTAAACGTAGCTAGTCAAAAGGGATTGATAGAAAGATTTGACAGTACTATTGGTGCAGCAACAGTGTTGATGCCTCTTGGAGGAAAATATCAGCTAACACCTGCGGAAGGAATGGTAGCAAAAATTCCTCTATTAAAAGGAGAGACAAAAACAGGAACAATTATGACATATGGATACAATCCTAAGATTGGAAAATGGAGTCCTTTTCATGGTGCATTATATGCAGTTTTAGAAGCAATTACTAAAGTTGTAGCAACAGGAGGAAACTATAAAAATATTAGATTGACCCTTCAGGAATATTTTGAAAAATTAGGAGATGATCCTGTTAAGTGGGGAAAACCATTTAGTGCATTGCTTGGAGCTTACTATATCCAAAAAAAATTAGGAATTCCTGCAATTGGTGGAAAAGACAGTATGTCTGGTACTTTTAAGGACTTAAATGTACCTCCTACCTTAGTGGCTTTTGCAGTAGATACAGTAGATGTAACAAAGGTTATTTCACCAGAATTTAAAAAGATTGGCAGTAAGGTAGTACTTGTACCTTTAAGTCGAGATAAAAATGAACTGCCAGATTTTGGAAAATTAGATAGAAACTTTAGCACAATTACCAATCTAATTAAAAATGGAAAAGTATTATCAGCTCAATCAGTTAGAATAGGCGGAATTGCTGCAGCAATTAGTAAAATGAGTTTTGGAAATAAGATTGGTATTGTATTTGAAGAGCAAATGGAAGTAAATAAATTATTCTATCCAGAATATGGTTCAATTTTATTAGAAATTGATGAAAGTGAAGATATAGAAAATATTTTACAAGGAATTGAATATAAAGTATTAGGTAGAACACAAGAAAAAGAAGTTATTACATTAAATGGTATAGAAATTTGTATTCATGATGCACTTGTGGCATGGGAAGAACCACTTGAGAAAGTATTTCCTACAAAAGAAAATGTTGAAGGGATACCAAAGACTATTTGGTATGAAACAGGAGTAACTAAGAAATCTTCTACAAAAATTGCAAAACCAAGAATATTTATACCTGTATTTCCTGGAACAAATTGTGAATATGATACGGCAAAAGCTTTTGAGAAAGCTGGAGGGGTAGTAAAGACACAAATATTTAAAAATTTAACACCAAAAGATATAGAACAATCCCTAGAAAATATGGTAAAAAATATTAATAATTCACAAATTATTGTTATACCTGGAGGATTTAGTGCAGGAGATGAACCTGATGGATCAGGTAAATTTATTGCAACGATTTTTAGAAATCCAAGGGTAATGGAATCAGTTATGAATATGCTAAAACAAAGAGATGGACTGATGCTAGGAATTTGTAATGGATTTCAAGCACTTATAAAATTAGGATTAGTACCTTATGGAGAAATTCGAGATCTTGATGAAAACTGTCCAACACTTACTTTTAATAAAATCGGACGCCATGTTTCTTGTATAGTAAGAACGAAGGTTGTTTCGAATTTATCACCATGGTTAAGAAATGTGAAAGTAGGAGATGTGCATACAATTGCAGTATCTCACGGTGAAGGACGATTTATTGCAAATAAAGAAGAAATGGAAAGAATGATTCAAAACGGACAAATTGCAACTCAATATGTAGATCTTAATGGGAATCCATCTTATGATCCTTATTATAATCCAAATGGTTCTTTTGATGCTGTTGAAGGTATTACAAGCCCTGATGGAAGAATATTTGGAAAAATGGCCCATACCGAAAGAATGGGTGAAAATATTGCAATAAATGTCCCAGGAAATAAAGATCAAAAAATATTTGAAGCAGGTGTAAATTACTTTAGATAA
- the guaB gene encoding IMP dehydrogenase — MEGKFVKEGLTFDDVLLVPQKSDVLPKDVDTRTRLTKKIKLNIPLMSAGMDTVTEAKLAIAIAREGGIGIIHKNMSIEKQALEVDKVKRSEHGVIVDPFYLSPDNVIADALELMERYHISGVPITDENKKLVGILTNRDIRFENDVNKRIGDAMTKENLVTAKEGISMEEAEKVLKSRKIEKLPIVDDEGYLKGLITIKDIEKAIQYPNSAKDERGRLLVGAAIGITKDMIERAEALIKAGVDVIVIDTAHGHSKGVINAIKKIKEVFPDVQLIAGNVATSEATEALIQAGADGVKVGIGPGSICTTRVVAGIGVPQITAVADCAEAAKKYDIPIIADGGIKYSGDIPKAIAAGADVCMMGSLFAGTEESPGETVIYKGRSFKVYRGMGSMGAMTAGSKDRYFQEDAKKFVPEGVEGMVPYRGKLKDIVYQMVGGLKAGMGYCGTPTIKDLKENGKFIKITAAALHESHPHDITITKEAPNYSVRD, encoded by the coding sequence ATGGAAGGGAAATTTGTAAAAGAAGGCTTAACGTTTGATGATGTACTATTAGTTCCCCAAAAATCAGATGTATTACCAAAGGATGTAGATACAAGAACAAGGCTTACAAAAAAAATAAAGTTAAATATTCCTTTGATGAGTGCAGGAATGGATACTGTAACAGAGGCAAAATTAGCTATTGCTATTGCTAGAGAAGGTGGTATTGGTATTATCCATAAAAACATGTCTATAGAAAAACAAGCACTAGAAGTAGACAAGGTAAAAAGAAGTGAACATGGTGTAATTGTAGATCCTTTTTATTTATCTCCAGATAATGTTATTGCAGATGCATTAGAATTAATGGAAAGATATCATATATCTGGTGTTCCAATAACAGATGAAAATAAGAAGCTAGTAGGAATACTTACCAATAGAGATATAAGATTTGAAAATGATGTAAATAAAAGAATTGGAGATGCTATGACGAAAGAAAACCTTGTTACAGCAAAAGAAGGTATTTCTATGGAAGAAGCAGAAAAAGTTTTAAAGAGTAGAAAAATAGAAAAGCTTCCAATTGTTGATGATGAAGGATATTTAAAAGGGCTAATCACTATAAAAGATATTGAAAAAGCAATACAATATCCAAATTCAGCAAAGGATGAAAGAGGAAGATTGCTTGTAGGTGCAGCAATTGGTATTACTAAAGATATGATAGAAAGAGCAGAAGCTTTAATAAAAGCAGGGGTAGATGTGATTGTTATTGATACAGCCCATGGTCATTCAAAAGGTGTAATAAATGCAATAAAGAAAATAAAAGAAGTATTTCCAGATGTACAATTAATTGCAGGAAATGTGGCTACAAGTGAAGCAACAGAGGCATTAATTCAAGCTGGAGCAGATGGAGTAAAAGTAGGGATAGGGCCTGGTTCTATTTGTACAACGAGGGTAGTTGCAGGTATTGGTGTACCACAGATTACAGCTGTAGCTGATTGTGCAGAGGCAGCTAAGAAATATGATATTCCTATTATTGCTGATGGTGGAATCAAATACTCTGGAGATATTCCAAAGGCAATTGCTGCTGGAGCAGATGTTTGTATGATGGGATCATTATTTGCTGGAACAGAAGAAAGTCCAGGAGAGACTGTAATATACAAAGGAAGAAGTTTTAAAGTATATAGAGGAATGGGATCTATGGGGGCAATGACTGCAGGAAGTAAAGATAGATATTTCCAAGAAGATGCCAAAAAGTTTGTACCTGAAGGGGTAGAAGGAATGGTACCATATAGAGGAAAATTAAAAGATATTGTATATCAAATGGTTGGAGGATTAAAAGCTGGAATGGGCTATTGTGGAACTCCAACAATAAAGGATTTAAAAGAGAACGGAAAGTTTATTAAAATAACTGCTGCGGCACTTCATGAAAGCCATCCGCATGATATTACCATCACAAAAGAAGCACCAAATTATAGTGTGAGAGACTAA